In the genome of Streptomyces sp. P3, the window GACGGCACTCGCGGGCTCCCGCTGCTGCGCGAGGAGGGCCTCCGTATGGATCTGCCCGACGGCCATGTCGATCTTTTGGTGGAGCGGCTGGCCCGGGCGGGACTGCTCGACGACGCACGCGGCGGCGGGCCGGAGGCCTGCGCCCTGCGGGAGAGGAGAGAGGTCATGGACCGGCTGCGTCCCGATCTCGCCGCGCTGTCCCTCCTCGCCTCGCAGCCGGGAGACGCTGTCGACCACCTGGCCGCCCGGCGCGGATTTCGGGTGCAGGTACGGGGCGCGGGCAGGGTGGGCACGGTGCTGGCGGCACTGCTGTCGGGCGCGGGAGTGGGCGAGGTGGACGTGCGTGACGGCGGAAAGGTGGAGCCGGCGGACGTCACGCCCGGTGGCCTGCCCGTCGAGGCGGTCGGCGAACGCCGGGACGAGGCGGCCGGCCGTGTCGTGCGCCGGGCCGCCCCCGGCCGCCCGCCCCGAAGGAGCAGGAGGTCGCCCGCCGGGGACACCCCGGGCTTCTCACTGGTGATCCTCGCCCCGCGGGACGACGTGTCCGTACACGCGCCCGCTCCCTCCGCGGCGGAACCTCTGATCGCCTCGGGCACCCCGCATCTCTACGCCGGGGTCGTCGAGGGCACGGGCGTCGTGGGTCCGCTCGTCCTGCCGGGCGAGACGGGGTGCGCGGGTTGCCTGCACCAGGAGCGCACCGACCGGGACCCGGCCTGGCCGCGGCTGGTCGCCCAGTGGCACTCCGGTCACCGGCGCACGGCGCGCGCCTGTGACCTGACGCTGGCGACGACGGTGGCCGGGCTGGCCGCCGCCCACGCGCTCATGTTCCTCGACGGCCACGACCCTTCGAGCGTGGGCGCCCGGTGGGAGGTCTCCGTACCCGCGCTCCACTGGCACGCACGGCCGGTGCGGCCACACTGTGCCTGTCCGTGCGGGGCCGCGGAGAAAGGTAAGCGGGAACACACCTCCGAGGAGGGGGGTTCGCACGAGACAATGGGAGAACAACAACGGCATTCGACGGGGTTACGCGGTACGACGGACACCGCGCGGCTGGCTGGGACTTGGAGGGCGCATGTCTGATCTTCCCCGGAAGGCGGTCACGAGGACCGCCAAGCTCGCCGCGCTCCCGCTCGGCTTCGCCGGGCGGGCCACCTGGGGTCTGGGCAAGCGGATCGTCGGCGAGTCCGCGGAGATCGTCGGCCGCGAGCTGCAGCAGCGCACCGCGGAGCAGCTCTTCAAGGTGCTGGGCGAGCTGAAGGGCGGCGCGATGAAGTTCGGACAGGCCCTGTCCGTCTTCGAGTCGGCCCTGCCCGAGGAGGTGGCCGGCCCCTACCGCGCGGCACTCACCAAGCTCCAGGACGCGGCGCCGCCGATGCCGACCCGGACCGTGCACGCCGTGCTCACGAAGCACCTCGGCGAGGACTGGGCGGAGCTGTTCCTGGAGTTCGACGACCGTCCCGCCGCGGCGGCCTCGATCGGTCAGGTGCACCGCGGGGTGTGGCACGACGGCCGGGAGGTCGCGGTCAAGGTCCAGTACCCCGGGGCGGGCGAGGCCTTGCTGTCCGACCTGAACCAACTCAGCCGCTTCGCCCGCCTGTTGGGACCGCTCATCCCGGGCATGGACGTGAAGCCGCTGATCGCCGAGTTGCGCGACCGGGTCTCGGAGGAACTGGACTACGGCCTGGAGGCGCAGGCCCAGCAGGCCCACGCGGAGGAGTTCGCCGGGGATCTCGACGTCGTGGTGCCGGCGGTGGTCCACCAGTGCGACCAGATCCTGGTCACCGAGTGGATCGACGGCGTTCCCCTCTCCGAGGTGATCTCCGAGGGGACCCAGGAGCAGCGTGACCGCGCCGGCCAGTTGCTGTCCCGCTTCCTCTTCTCCGGCCCGGCGCGCACCGGCCTGCTGCACGCCGACCCGCACCCCGGCAACTTCCGCCTCCTGCCCGGCGGCCCGGAGGGCGAGGACGACTGGCGGCTGGGCGTTCTGGACTTCGGCACGGTCGACCGTCTCGCGGGCGGCCTGCCGGACCCGATCGGCGAGTCCCTGCGTATGACCCTGGACGGCGACGCGGAGGCGGTCTACGAACTCCTCCGCGCGGAGGGCTTCGTCAAGGACTCCATCGAGCTCGATCCCGACGCGGTCCTCGACTACCTCCTGCCGATCATCGAGCCGGCCCGCGCGGAGGAGT includes:
- a CDS encoding TOMM precursor leader peptide-binding protein produces the protein MHPTVKPALRRGWRDLNTVQFGMTPAHALTLGPVDTATGSFLDLLDGTRGLPLLREEGLRMDLPDGHVDLLVERLARAGLLDDARGGGPEACALRERREVMDRLRPDLAALSLLASQPGDAVDHLAARRGFRVQVRGAGRVGTVLAALLSGAGVGEVDVRDGGKVEPADVTPGGLPVEAVGERRDEAAGRVVRRAAPGRPPRRSRRSPAGDTPGFSLVILAPRDDVSVHAPAPSAAEPLIASGTPHLYAGVVEGTGVVGPLVLPGETGCAGCLHQERTDRDPAWPRLVAQWHSGHRRTARACDLTLATTVAGLAAAHALMFLDGHDPSSVGARWEVSVPALHWHARPVRPHCACPCGAAEKGKREHTSEEGGSHETMGEQQRHSTGLRGTTDTARLAGTWRAHV
- a CDS encoding AarF/ABC1/UbiB kinase family protein, encoding MSDLPRKAVTRTAKLAALPLGFAGRATWGLGKRIVGESAEIVGRELQQRTAEQLFKVLGELKGGAMKFGQALSVFESALPEEVAGPYRAALTKLQDAAPPMPTRTVHAVLTKHLGEDWAELFLEFDDRPAAAASIGQVHRGVWHDGREVAVKVQYPGAGEALLSDLNQLSRFARLLGPLIPGMDVKPLIAELRDRVSEELDYGLEAQAQQAHAEEFAGDLDVVVPAVVHQCDQILVTEWIDGVPLSEVISEGTQEQRDRAGQLLSRFLFSGPARTGLLHADPHPGNFRLLPGGPEGEDDWRLGVLDFGTVDRLAGGLPDPIGESLRMTLDGDAEAVYELLRAEGFVKDSIELDPDAVLDYLLPIIEPARAEEFTFTRGWMRSQAARIADPRSPAHQLGKQLNLPPAYLLIHRVTLSTIGVLCQLGATVRLRDELEDWLPGFLLEDTLESSECPQSPEPEDPLAEESVAEA